From Hymenobacter sediminicola:
CGGCGGCATGTTCCAGACGGCCTCAGGTAGCATCCGGAATGCTACCACCACCTGCAAATCGGCGGCGTAGCTCTTCAGCTCCGCCTGAAACTCCGGCGACTTGAGGTTGGTGGGCTGCAGCACCGGCAGCCCGTGCCGCACGGCCGCCTGCTTCACTGCCGACTCCGCCAGCTGCCGGCCGCGCCCGGCCGGTTTGTCGGGCGCCGTCACCACGGCTACCACCTGGCAGCCTTCCCAGCTAAGCAACGCGTCCAGCGTGGGCACCGCAAACTCGGGTGTGCCCATGAAAATGATTTGGAGAGGCATACGATATAGTGACGCTAAGTCTAGCTTCGCGAAGCGTGAAACGATGAGTGAGCTGGCTACCCTACGGACTGGCGCGCTATTGCTCAGGATACAGCAGGTACTTCTTGCGCATGGCCTTGTACTGGGCTAGCGCCGGCTCCCAACTCTGCCGGATTTCCTTTTCCGTCTTGCCCACAATAACCATCTGGCGCACAGTAGACGTGCCGGTCAGCTGCTCGAAGTATTTACCGAAAAACTTGTCCTTGGCGGTGCTTTGCTGGTAGAAATCCAGCAGATACTTCACCGTGAAACCCACGTCGTTGCCGGTCTGGCGCAGGTCGAGGCCGTAGCATAGCTTGCCGTTCTGGGGCGGTGTGGGCGAGCCGGTATTGGGCTTGGGCGTGAAGCGAAACGGCCGCGCAGTCGGTTGTGTAGGCGCGCCGATTACCTCAAACGGCATATCGGTGCCGCGGCCTACGCTCACGTCCGTACCCTCAAACAGGCAGATGGTGGGGTAGAGAATTACCGAATGGGCGTTGGGCAAGTTGGGCGAAGGACGAACCGGTAGTTCGTAGCGGGTAGCGTGCGTGTAGCCCGCCACAGGTACTACCGTGAGCTTGCACTGCTTGCCGCCGGCCAGCCATTTCTCGCCGTTTATCATTTGGGCCAGCTCGCCTACCGTGAGGCCGTGCACCACCGGAATAGCGTGCATGCCCACAAACGACTTGTGCTGCGGTTCCAGCACGGGCCCGTCTACGTACCAGCCATTGGGGTTAGGACGGTCCAGAATGATGACTTCCTTGCCCTGTTCGGCGGCGGCCTCCATCACATAATGCATGGTGCTGATGAAAGTATAAAACCGAACGCCCACATCCTGAATATCGAAAACCAGCACGTCTACATCGGCCAGCATTTCTGGGGTAGGCTTTTTGGTGGCGCCGTAGAGGCTGCGCACCGGCAGGCCGCTACGGGCGTCTTTGCCGTCTTTAATCGTGGCCCCATCGGCGGCTTCGCCCCGGAAACCGTGCTCCGGCCCGAATATCACCTTCACGGGCACACCCTGTGCCAGCAGCGTATCGACCAGAAAAGCCCGGCCAACCAGCGCGGTCTGGTTCACTACCAGTCCTACGCGCTTGCCTTTCAACTGGGGCAGGTAGCGACCGAACTGTTGGGCCCCTACCTGAAGCGGCGTGGCGGCCGGAGCGGGCTCAGTGAGCACCTGCGGCGGCGAAACCACTGTGGCTGAGGGAGCCGCACCAGATGAGGTGGCGGCCGATTGGGCAGGTGGGGTGGCGCTGCAGTTGGCGAGCAACAAAGTGGTACTCAGCAGGCTGGAAAGATTGGCTAGAGGCATCAGGAAACGAAGCTAGGAAACTGATTGTAGACGCGTAGCTTTACGGCAGTGAACGTCTCGCGGTACATATCCCACAAGATTGACGGAGCCGACTCGGGGTCTTTTACCTCGTCGGTGACAAAGATAGCCATCATCAGCATTGCCATGGGCGTTGCCGTGATGATTGTGTCCTTTGCTATCCTCGAAGGATTTCGCAACGAAATCCAGAGTAAGATATTCTCTTTTGGCGCGCATTTGCAGATAAGCAAGTATGACACCAACAACTCACTGGAAGTAGAGCCGATTGGTGGGCCACGCCTTGTGCAGGACCTGCACCGCTTCCCGCAGGTGCAGACTATTCAGCCCTTCGCTCGCAAAACGGCCATCATCAAAACCAAAGAAGAAGTGCTGGGCGTCGTACTCAAAGGCATTTCGGAGGAGGATGGCCGCTCACCGATGCGCGAGAACCTGCTGACCGGCAAGTTTCTGAGCTTCCCTGATTCTACGGCCAGCAACGATATTCTGCTCTCGCGCAAAGTGGCCGATAAGCTGCGGCTCAAAGTCGGCGACGATGCGCTGTTCTACTTCATTCAGAACCCGCCGCGGGTGCGCAAGTTCACGGTGAAAGGTATCTACCAGACCGGACTGGACGAGTTTGACGAGGTGTACGTAATCGGCGACATCCGCCAGATTCGGGAGCTGAATGCCTGGCCCGACTCGCTGGTGGGTGGGGTGGAGGTAGTGCTCAAGGACTTCAATCGCTTGGATCCGGTGGCGGAAAACCTCTACGAAAACCTGCGCTACGACCTGAAGCTGGACAAGATAACAGACCAGTATGCCCAGCTCTTCGACTGGTTGCAGTTGCTCAACCGCAATGTTATCATCTTTCTGATCCTGATCATATTCGTTGCCACCTTCAACATGGTGGCTACTATCTTCATCATGATTCTGGAGCGCACCAATATGATTGGGGTGCTGAAGGCCATTGGCGCTACCGACCGCCAAATCCGGAGCATGTTCTTTTTCCGGGGCCTGAGCCTGACGTTGCGCGGCATGCTGTTCGGCAACTTGGTGGGGCTGGGTTTCTGTGCCCTGCAGTACTACACCCACCTCATTCCTCTCGATCCGGAGAACTACTACATGGACCGGGTGCCGATTTTCTGGGACCCTAATATTATCATCATTCTCAATGCAGCCGTATTTGCCACCTCGCTGCTGGCAGTACTGATTCCGACCTACCTGATTTCGCGCATCAAGCCCGTTACAGCCATCAAGTTCGACTAAAGGCAACACCATTATCAATGGACTGGGCGACTGTGCCTCCAGGAAATACTCCGGAGACGCAGTCGCCCAGTGTGTTAGTGAGAGTCTATAGCCATTGGCTCTGCAGAATCAGGTTAGGGTTGGGGCAAATCGCCGCCCATTTCTCCTGCTCTTCCGGCAGCGCTACGCCGGGAAAGTCGCCGCTCAGGCCTAGCATATCAGCTATTACCTGAAAGTGCAGATGCGGTGGCCAGTCACCATTCTCGGGGGCTGGGCCCACTTCCGTGAATGTCTGGCCTTTCTCGATAACCATGCCAGGCCGCAGCAGCGCAGTTTCGCGGCGGCTCAGGTGGCCGTACAGCGTATAGAACGTGTCGCCTTCCAACTGGTGCTGCAGAATAACAGTCGGGCCGTAGTCGCCGAAGTTGTCGTTGTCCTGTACACTGTGCACGGTAGCATCCAACGGGGCCAGCACTGGCGTGCCAGCCCGTAGCCATACATCTACGCCGAGGTGCAGGGAGCGGGCCGGCACGGCCGGGTCGCCGAACAGGCCGGGGCTGCGGCGATAAATAACCCGGTTTTCAAGGTAGCCGCCCACGCCGATGTGTGCCTCCTTGTTGGCCAACAACTGGGCTACCAGTGCTTCGAAAGCGGTTGTGTCGCGCAGGTCAGCGTCGCGGATGAGAGGATTGGCGGCCGTAAAATCGAGACGGGTTACATCCGGCGCATTTAAGTCGACGGGCAGCACCGGGCCAAATTCGTGCTGATGGCGTTCAAGCAGGTCGGAGAGCATAGAAATGAGAAAAACGGAAAAGCTGCCGCGCGCTGTGAGCATCCCGGCGCGGGTTTGGCCAGAAGGGAAAACCACGCGCGGCGCAGTAGAGTTGAAGAGAAGAAAAACAGGTCCCGATACGCAACGCTGTAGCCCTGTGGCATCGAAATGAGGCCAAACGGCAATATCTTATACGTTGCGTATTCGTAGCGCAAGCTAAAGCTTACGCTACAGAATCACGTACTTTGCAGCCCTGTTTCCCAGTCCTCAAGACTCCAAGCTCCTACCAATTCTAATGAGCAGCCCATACCTTACGCTTACTGTCGTGGCCCTCACCCAGGAAACCCCCGACGCCGTTACGATTCATCTGGAAGCTCCCGGCCGCCAGACCATTGCCAGTGCCCCGGGCCAGTTCCTGACCCTGATTTTACCCTGCGGACCCGGCGGCAAAAAAGAGCGTCGCGCCTACTCGCTCAGCAGCACGCCCGGCGAAGCGCCGCGCCTGTCGGTTACGGTGAAACGTGTTACGGGTGGCTTGGTGAGCAACTATCTGCTTGATACAGTACGCGTAGGGCAGCAGTTGGAGGCCATGGCCCCGCTCGGCAATTTCACGCTCAGCACCAACCCTGGTACAGCTCGCTCCCTGGTGCTGGTCGGTGCTGGTTCGGGCATCACCCCGCTGATGAGCATGCTAAAGGCCGCGCTGCGTGACGAGCCCCGTAGCCAAGTGCTGCTCGTGTATGGCAACCGCAACGAGGAATCAGTGATTTTTGCTGAGCAGCTTCGGCAGCTGGAAGCGCAAAGCGGCGGCCGCCTGCAGATAGAACATGTCTATAGCCAGCCCACCGGCCCGGTAGCCGCCCACCAGCATACCGGCCGCCTCAACCGTACCATGCTGCTGCGTATTCTGGAGCAACGCCACCAGATGCCGCCTGCCCAAGCCGAATACTTCCTGTGCGGCCCCGATGGCATGATGGCCGAAGCCAAATCGGCGCTGGAGTTGCTGGGAGTGCCCGAAAGCCGCATCCGTCGCGAGAGTTTTGTGGCTGCCGCCGATACGCAGGAAGCCGCTGCCGCCCAGCCCAACGGCCATGGCGACGTGTCGGACGCCGACGATGATGGCCAGATTGTAACGCGCACGGTAACCGTTAACTACGAAGGCACGGAGTACCAGTTTGAGGTGAAACCCAGCCAAACCATTCTGGAAGCCGCCCTCGACCTAGACATTGACCTGCCGTACTCGTGCCAGGCCGGCCTGTGCACCGCCTGCCGTGGCAAGTGCCTCTCGGGCAAAGTCCATCTGGATGAGCGGGAAGGCCTTTCCGACTCGGAAATGAAGCAGGGCTACGTACTGGTGTGTGTGGGCCATCCGCTGACCCGCGACGTCGTTATCGAAATTGACTAACTGAACGAAAGAAGCCGCTCTGGTTTTATGTAGCAACAGCAATGCCTGCTGCAAGGCATTGTGCCAGCATAGTGTACGGTGTCGCTCAGCTCACAAAAGATGCGGCATCGCGCCGGACATTTTCTCGTATCTTCTTCCTTATGACAACTAATTCCCTCGATCTGCAGGTGGCTTCCGCTACCGATACGCAGCGCCCGCCCCGGCACTATTTGCCCGAAGATTTTAGTGTAACGGACTGGACAACTCTGGAGCCCTTCTTCATTGAGCTGCGCGACCGGTCTATTGCCTCCGGTCCGGAACTGGAGCGCTGGCTGCTCGACCGTTCGGAATTGGAATCGGTGCTGAGCGAGGACCTCGCCTGGCGCTATATCCGCATGACCTGCGACACACAGGACGAGCAGCGGAGCACGGCATTTCAGTTTTTTGTCAGCGAGATTGAGCCCAACGTAGCCCCCTACGACCACGCGCTGAACGAGAAAATGATGGCGTCGGAGTTTTTGCCGGAGCTGGACCAGGAGAAGTACCGCGTGTTTCTGCGCTCGGTGCGGCAGGCGCTGGAAATCTACCGGGCCGAAAATATTCCGCTCAAAACCGACATCAGCACCAAGCAGCAGCAATATGCTGCTATTGCTGGCGCCATGACCGTGACTTTGGATGGCGAGGAAATGACGCTGCCCCGCGCTGCCGACCGTCTCAAAAACACCGACCGCGCCGTGCGGGAAGAGGCCTACCGCGCCATTCAGGCCCGCCGCCTCCGCGACGCCGAGCCGCTGGACTCGCTCTACACCGAGCTGATTGGCCTACGCCACCAAATGGCATTGAATGCTGATTTTCCCAACTTCCGCGACTATATGTTTGCGGCGCTGGGCCGCTTCGACTATACCCCGCAGGACTGCCGCAATTTCCACCAGGCCATCCGCGAAACCGTCGTGCCGCTGATTGATGACCTAGACCTAGAGCGCCGCCAAGACTTGGCGCTAGCAGAGCTGCGCCCTTGGGACCTGGATGTAGATGTGAGCGGCAAAGCACCCATGCGGCCGTTTGAAACAGGGGAGGAGTTGCTGGAGAAAACCATCGACGTGTTTCAGCGCCTCGACCCGTACCTCGGCGACTGCCTGCGCACCATGCGCCAGATGGGCCACCTCGATTTGGAAAGCCGCAAGGGCAAAGCGCCCGGTGGCTACAACTACCCGCTCGATGAAACCGGCGTGCCGTTCATCTTCATGAATGCCACCAGCTCCCTGCGCGACGTAGTGACGATGCTGCACGAGGGCGGCCACGCCGTGCATTCTTTTCTGACCCGCAACCTGCCGCTGGGTGCCGACAAGCACCCGCCATCTGAGGTAGCCGAGCTGGCGTCCATGAGCATGGAGTTGATGAGCATGGACCATTGGGACGTGTTTTTTACGGACGCTGACGAGTTGCGCCGCGCTAAGAAAACTCACCTTGAAAGCGTGCTGGAAACCTTCCCCTGGGTAGCCACCATCGACAAGTTCCAGCACTGGGTATACGAAAATCCGGAACACACCGAGGAGCAGCGCCACCAGCAGTGGCAACAGGTCTTCGACGAGTTCAACCAACGGACCGTGAGCTGGAAAGGGCTGGAAGGCTTCAAGCCGTATTTGTGGCAGAAGCAGTTGCACCTCTACGAGGTGCCCTTCTACTACATTGAGTATGCTATGGCGCAGCTTGGGGCCATTGCCGTGTGGCGCAACTACCGCCAGAATCCGCAGGAAGGCCTCGCCGCGTATAAGCGCGCATTGGCACTGGGCTACACCGCACCCATCGGCGACATCTACGCCGCTGCCGGCATCCGCTTCGATTTCAGTACCAGCTACCTGCGTACCCTCGCCGACTTCGTGCGCGACGAAATGGCAAAGCTCTAGGGCCAAAACGTAAAAAAGCGGCCGGAATATTCCGGTCGCCTTTTCCACAACCAACTCAACCAGACAAAATGCGCCGCAGCGCGCCGCATCAGTAGGTTTCACTAAAGAGCTGTAGATGAACAGTTAGGTTGCATGGGCCTGAAATTTCCTTGCCCTTCAGGTTCTTATGAAGCTAAAAAATCCCCGCTGCACAGGTTGCAACGGGGATTTTTGTTGGTGGAAACCTATCCGCTATTCCTGCAACTCAAACAGTGGCAGTGGAGCAAGCTGGCTGTACTTGCCTCCCAAGC
This genomic window contains:
- a CDS encoding exo-beta-N-acetylmuramidase NamZ family protein, producing the protein MPLANLSSLLSTTLLLANCSATPPAQSAATSSGAAPSATVVSPPQVLTEPAPAATPLQVGAQQFGRYLPQLKGKRVGLVVNQTALVGRAFLVDTLLAQGVPVKVIFGPEHGFRGEAADGATIKDGKDARSGLPVRSLYGATKKPTPEMLADVDVLVFDIQDVGVRFYTFISTMHYVMEAAAEQGKEVIILDRPNPNGWYVDGPVLEPQHKSFVGMHAIPVVHGLTVGELAQMINGEKWLAGGKQCKLTVVPVAGYTHATRYELPVRPSPNLPNAHSVILYPTICLFEGTDVSVGRGTDMPFEVIGAPTQPTARPFRFTPKPNTGSPTPPQNGKLCYGLDLRQTGNDVGFTVKYLLDFYQQSTAKDKFFGKYFEQLTGTSTVRQMVIVGKTEKEIRQSWEPALAQYKAMRKKYLLYPEQ
- a CDS encoding ABC transporter permease — translated: MTKIAIISIAMGVAVMIVSFAILEGFRNEIQSKIFSFGAHLQISKYDTNNSLEVEPIGGPRLVQDLHRFPQVQTIQPFARKTAIIKTKEEVLGVVLKGISEEDGRSPMRENLLTGKFLSFPDSTASNDILLSRKVADKLRLKVGDDALFYFIQNPPRVRKFTVKGIYQTGLDEFDEVYVIGDIRQIRELNAWPDSLVGGVEVVLKDFNRLDPVAENLYENLRYDLKLDKITDQYAQLFDWLQLLNRNVIIFLILIIFVATFNMVATIFIMILERTNMIGVLKAIGATDRQIRSMFFFRGLSLTLRGMLFGNLVGLGFCALQYYTHLIPLDPENYYMDRVPIFWDPNIIIILNAAVFATSLLAVLIPTYLISRIKPVTAIKFD
- a CDS encoding peptidoglycan DD-metalloendopeptidase family protein, producing MLSDLLERHQHEFGPVLPVDLNAPDVTRLDFTAANPLIRDADLRDTTAFEALVAQLLANKEAHIGVGGYLENRVIYRRSPGLFGDPAVPARSLHLGVDVWLRAGTPVLAPLDATVHSVQDNDNFGDYGPTVILQHQLEGDTFYTLYGHLSRRETALLRPGMVIEKGQTFTEVGPAPENGDWPPHLHFQVIADMLGLSGDFPGVALPEEQEKWAAICPNPNLILQSQWL
- a CDS encoding ferredoxin--NADP reductase, encoding MSSPYLTLTVVALTQETPDAVTIHLEAPGRQTIASAPGQFLTLILPCGPGGKKERRAYSLSSTPGEAPRLSVTVKRVTGGLVSNYLLDTVRVGQQLEAMAPLGNFTLSTNPGTARSLVLVGAGSGITPLMSMLKAALRDEPRSQVLLVYGNRNEESVIFAEQLRQLEAQSGGRLQIEHVYSQPTGPVAAHQHTGRLNRTMLLRILEQRHQMPPAQAEYFLCGPDGMMAEAKSALELLGVPESRIRRESFVAAADTQEAAAAQPNGHGDVSDADDDGQIVTRTVTVNYEGTEYQFEVKPSQTILEAALDLDIDLPYSCQAGLCTACRGKCLSGKVHLDEREGLSDSEMKQGYVLVCVGHPLTRDVVIEID
- a CDS encoding M3 family oligoendopeptidase, with translation MTTNSLDLQVASATDTQRPPRHYLPEDFSVTDWTTLEPFFIELRDRSIASGPELERWLLDRSELESVLSEDLAWRYIRMTCDTQDEQRSTAFQFFVSEIEPNVAPYDHALNEKMMASEFLPELDQEKYRVFLRSVRQALEIYRAENIPLKTDISTKQQQYAAIAGAMTVTLDGEEMTLPRAADRLKNTDRAVREEAYRAIQARRLRDAEPLDSLYTELIGLRHQMALNADFPNFRDYMFAALGRFDYTPQDCRNFHQAIRETVVPLIDDLDLERRQDLALAELRPWDLDVDVSGKAPMRPFETGEELLEKTIDVFQRLDPYLGDCLRTMRQMGHLDLESRKGKAPGGYNYPLDETGVPFIFMNATSSLRDVVTMLHEGGHAVHSFLTRNLPLGADKHPPSEVAELASMSMELMSMDHWDVFFTDADELRRAKKTHLESVLETFPWVATIDKFQHWVYENPEHTEEQRHQQWQQVFDEFNQRTVSWKGLEGFKPYLWQKQLHLYEVPFYYIEYAMAQLGAIAVWRNYRQNPQEGLAAYKRALALGYTAPIGDIYAAAGIRFDFSTSYLRTLADFVRDEMAKL